In Bryobacteraceae bacterium, the following proteins share a genomic window:
- a CDS encoding alpha/beta fold hydrolase yields MRRVAVILAFAGTVVAGVSIFLVETAFHLAPRYRPAPETAPGMEVSVTASDGAVLRGALYRPPASNGKAVLLLHGAGDSRRGMDGFGRFFAANGYLALAADSRGHGVSGGDAVTYGIHERGDVRRWADFLARDQRAGQLFGLGESMGAAILIQSLAVENRFRALVAECSFSTFREAAAERIPRLTGLPRFAGWPLLEAGFLYARARYGVDLEAASPEAVLRNATTPVLLIHGLADTRTAPAQSRALHAANPRYTELWEVPGAGHTRASLVAAAEFQRRVLAWFSR; encoded by the coding sequence ATGCGCCGCGTGGCCGTCATCCTCGCCTTCGCCGGGACCGTCGTGGCCGGAGTGTCGATCTTCCTGGTTGAGACCGCGTTCCATCTCGCGCCCCGGTATCGCCCCGCCCCGGAGACCGCACCCGGGATGGAGGTTTCCGTCACCGCGTCGGACGGCGCGGTTCTTCGCGGCGCGCTCTACCGGCCGCCGGCATCCAACGGGAAGGCGGTCCTTCTGCTGCACGGCGCTGGAGACTCCCGCCGCGGCATGGATGGCTTCGGGCGCTTTTTCGCGGCCAACGGATATTTGGCCCTGGCCGCCGACAGCCGCGGTCACGGCGTGAGCGGCGGCGACGCGGTGACTTATGGGATCCATGAGCGCGGCGACGTGCGGCGCTGGGCCGACTTTCTCGCTCGCGATCAGCGCGCGGGGCAACTGTTCGGACTTGGCGAATCGATGGGCGCGGCGATCCTCATTCAATCGCTCGCCGTGGAGAACCGCTTTCGCGCGCTGGTTGCGGAGTGCTCCTTTTCGACGTTCCGCGAAGCCGCCGCTGAGCGCATTCCACGGCTGACCGGCCTGCCGCGCTTCGCCGGGTGGCCGTTGCTGGAGGCGGGCTTCCTCTACGCGCGGGCCCGCTACGGCGTGGATCTGGAGGCTGCGTCGCCGGAGGCGGTCCTCCGCAACGCGACGACGCCGGTGCTGCTGATCCACGGGTTGGCCGACACGCGGACGGCCCCGGCGCAGTCGCGCGCGCTGCATGCGGCGAATCCGCGGTACACGGAGTTGTGGGAGGTGCCCGGCGCGGGGCACACGCGGGCGTCGTTGGTGGCGGCGGCGGAGTTCCAGCGGCGTGTCCTGGCGTGGTTTTCGCGATAG
- a CDS encoding aminotransferase class V-fold PLP-dependent enzyme has translation MLPEFLNRRDLFVRGGLLAALFPGIATRRAHAAALRIGNDIYQSIGARPVVNAKGTFTIISGSQTLPEVKAAMDQASRHYVHMDELMDAVGRRLAEITKAEWGMVSSGCAAALAHAAAAAICGANPEKLQRLPDTRGLKNEVIAPTYSRNVYDHGIRAVGAHFVNVRTVDEYKAAFNERTALVMILASPPDSGEMGLQVLAPIAKQHGVPVLVDAAAEKLTIPNVHLTRGADLVAYSGGKCLRGPQSAGLLLGNKKLVQTAWIHSAPHHAFGRPMKADKEAIMGMLAAVEMWVKRDHDAEWKQWEGWLDTIAKSVKRVPGVTTEVLQPNGLSNHAPRLAINWDGDAMGIAGREVEKAMLDGDPRVVMAGAFGDRRSNMKRSSVSVMPYMMMPGDAEIVARRLHEVLTTLPKSPMKPKAEAKVNVAGQWDVEVEFLTGSAQHGFIFEQTGGSLVGTHTGEFLGGDIRGSVEGDDVWVRSSHKYEGTRLGYEFMGKVSGDTMSGTVDLGEYGQATFTAKRHKYGEPGGIVRPLKNV, from the coding sequence ATGCTGCCGGAATTTCTCAATCGTCGCGATCTGTTCGTCCGCGGCGGCCTGCTCGCCGCCCTCTTTCCCGGAATCGCCACGCGCCGCGCCCACGCCGCCGCGCTCCGCATCGGCAACGATATTTATCAATCCATCGGCGCACGGCCGGTGGTCAATGCCAAAGGTACTTTTACCATCATCTCGGGCTCGCAGACGCTGCCCGAAGTCAAAGCCGCCATGGACCAGGCCTCACGCCACTACGTTCATATGGATGAACTGATGGACGCGGTGGGGCGGCGGCTCGCCGAGATCACGAAGGCCGAATGGGGCATGGTCTCTTCGGGGTGCGCCGCCGCGCTCGCCCACGCCGCCGCGGCCGCCATCTGCGGCGCGAATCCGGAGAAACTGCAGCGCCTGCCGGACACCCGGGGCCTCAAGAACGAAGTGATCGCACCCACCTATTCGCGCAACGTCTACGATCACGGGATCCGCGCCGTTGGCGCGCATTTTGTCAACGTCCGCACGGTGGACGAGTACAAGGCCGCCTTCAACGAACGGACCGCACTCGTCATGATCCTCGCCTCCCCGCCGGATTCGGGCGAGATGGGCCTGCAGGTGCTCGCGCCGATCGCCAAGCAGCACGGCGTGCCCGTGCTCGTCGACGCGGCCGCCGAGAAACTCACGATTCCGAACGTTCACCTCACGCGCGGAGCCGATCTCGTCGCCTACTCCGGCGGCAAGTGCCTTCGTGGGCCGCAAAGCGCCGGCCTCCTGCTCGGCAACAAGAAACTCGTCCAGACCGCGTGGATTCACTCGGCCCCGCACCACGCTTTCGGCCGTCCGATGAAGGCCGATAAGGAAGCGATCATGGGCATGCTCGCGGCCGTCGAAATGTGGGTCAAGCGCGATCACGACGCCGAGTGGAAGCAGTGGGAAGGCTGGCTCGATACGATCGCGAAGAGCGTGAAGCGGGTGCCGGGCGTGACCACCGAAGTGCTCCAGCCGAACGGCCTGTCGAACCACGCGCCGCGCTTGGCGATCAACTGGGATGGCGACGCGATGGGGATCGCCGGCCGTGAAGTGGAGAAGGCGATGCTCGACGGCGATCCGCGGGTGGTGATGGCCGGCGCATTCGGGGACCGGCGGTCCAACATGAAACGCAGCTCGGTCTCGGTGATGCCGTATATGATGATGCCGGGCGATGCGGAGATCGTGGCGCGGCGGCTCCATGAAGTGCTGACCACGCTCCCGAAGTCGCCCATGAAGCCGAAGGCGGAGGCCAAGGTGAACGTGGCCGGCCAGTGGGACGTCGAAGTCGAGTTCCTGACGGGCTCGGCGCAGCACGGGTTCATCTTCGAGCAGACCGGCGGGAGCCTGGTCGGCACGCACACGGGCGAGTTCCTCGGCGGCGACATTCGCGGGTCGGTGGAAGGCGACGACGTGTGGGTCCGCAGCTCGCACAAGTACGAAGGGACACGCCTTGGCTATGAGTTCATGGGCAAGGTCAGCGGCGACACGATGAGCGGCACGGTCGATCTCGGCGAGTACGGTCAGGCCACTTTCACCGCCAAGCGTCACAAGTACGGCGAGCCCGGTGGAATCGTCCGCCCGCTCAAGAATGTCTGA
- a CDS encoding GNAT family N-acetyltransferase — translation MSDFAVRQARASDFDALLPMRLALWDDSTAEELRRILAGPWTVGGLPAAVLIAETLSGEAAGFAEVSVRSCADGCDESRPVGYMEGWFVAGAHRRRGAGRCLLAAAEQWAREKGCREFASDTWVDNHASHRTHLALGFEEVDRCIHYRKTLG, via the coding sequence ATGTCTGATTTCGCGGTGCGCCAGGCGCGCGCGTCAGATTTCGACGCTCTGCTTCCGATGCGGCTGGCTCTCTGGGACGATTCCACGGCCGAGGAGTTGCGCAGGATTCTTGCTGGTCCTTGGACCGTCGGCGGCTTGCCGGCCGCCGTCCTGATCGCCGAAACGCTGTCGGGCGAGGCGGCGGGTTTCGCCGAGGTGAGCGTCCGCTCCTGCGCCGACGGCTGCGATGAGTCCCGGCCGGTGGGGTACATGGAGGGCTGGTTCGTGGCGGGCGCTCACCGGCGCCGCGGCGCGGGCCGTTGCCTGCTGGCGGCGGCCGAGCAGTGGGCGCGTGAAAAAGGCTGCCGCGAGTTTGCCTCCGATACCTGGGTCGACAATCACGCCTCCCATCGCACGCACCTCGCGCTCGGGTTCGAGGAAGTGGACCGCTGCATTCACTATCGAAAAACGCTCGGTTAA
- a CDS encoding beta-propeller fold lactonase family protein yields the protein MRVSALLLTVLGASIASAATFGTVVPITGSVSDLVLDEARNRLYLVNTTTDEVLVYSTLQRRFLDPIRVEDQPLAAAISRDGRFLYVTCHLGNSLNVINLDQLQVSNRIGLPARPQGVAVGYDERVLISTVGTGTGNQFNVLLIYDPAATGGAQALTPVPVSPPPGTNPLTPQQSLGRGGLVNRSFLAASADGRWIAGANIPNANSEVVFLYEAASGTVLRSRRVTGVSPVLSMSPSGDRFLAGLTLFDASDLTVLAQQNAANSPYPLPNGANFNLQQNQGGSVFTPDGSRLYTAFNFAPVTNPATRANVSQLMLNDPDNLLIDFALQMPENIAGKMVISSDGRTIYALSESGIVVAPVGTMMQSPVATLATNTVLLTNDQCGVFGDTRSQNLLVRNAGAGRITASLSLLQTQANANLAGNAGLGGAGGPGGGAPGALPIIIVAPPGAAGGGAAATGRAAQITGTAPVVRATNTAQGANLQFTYNSRNLGIGTVSPFHQYVVQSNEAINIPPTVRVFQNNRNSDSRSDIMPIATGLSAAEGLVDIVQDANRRRIYVANSGMNRVEVFDQRTHALLAPIKVGQLPRSLALTPDGATLYVANSGSESITIIDTAKLEVVGRIRFPATPFNATVAPVRPQALAFGQRGLLVVMTDGTIWRVIGNEATPRQFNTQVIPANNQGVQILTAPRTMAASPNGEVILVLAGNGFVYLYDANQDDFVQARQITSGAIRGYFGPISAGPRGQYFLVNGLVLNQALTPVADAGQIATGNTAGSATNDRPVSAVAAIGLTSFARFTPAFLNNANQLLTERTPPTVELVNATNYRPTGTAPAVERPVSAPTGNQRANVDGRTMVVDTVDNMAYALTASGLSMIPLAAQPAASRPSINPNGIVDLANYQTKVAFGGLFSIFGANLGESAAASSTPLPTRLGGMCVTVNDVPVPLQMTSPSQINAQIPQTATAGRFQVVVRNLGDRSASVQRPIDIQKYAPAVLADPSTQRAYVFHADGSPVTANNPAKRDRPITLYAIGLGPTKGPRIGAGDATPADEPSLTDKVEVYFGDPRYNGAEIIVEWSGLVPGYVGLYQLNLRVPGNHLRGEALPITLKIGNVTSASEGPVVPTIAVD from the coding sequence ATGCGGGTCTCTGCGCTCTTATTGACAGTCTTGGGGGCGTCCATCGCCTCCGCCGCCACATTCGGTACCGTTGTGCCGATCACCGGGAGTGTGTCGGATCTTGTCCTTGACGAGGCTCGCAACCGCCTCTACCTGGTCAATACGACCACCGACGAGGTCCTCGTCTATTCGACGCTCCAGCGACGGTTCCTGGACCCGATCCGCGTGGAGGATCAGCCGCTCGCCGCGGCTATTTCCCGCGACGGCCGCTTCCTGTATGTCACCTGCCACCTCGGCAACTCGCTGAACGTCATCAACCTCGACCAATTGCAGGTCTCCAACCGCATCGGGCTGCCGGCGCGGCCGCAAGGCGTCGCCGTTGGCTATGACGAACGCGTGCTGATCTCGACGGTGGGTACCGGAACGGGCAACCAGTTCAACGTCCTGCTGATTTACGATCCCGCGGCCACGGGGGGCGCGCAGGCGCTGACCCCCGTTCCCGTTTCCCCGCCGCCGGGAACCAATCCGCTGACGCCGCAGCAGAGCCTCGGCCGCGGCGGCCTTGTGAACCGCAGCTTTCTAGCCGCCAGCGCCGATGGCCGCTGGATCGCGGGCGCGAACATCCCGAACGCCAACAGCGAAGTGGTGTTTCTCTACGAAGCCGCGTCCGGAACGGTGCTCCGCAGCCGCCGCGTGACGGGCGTTTCCCCAGTCCTCTCGATGTCGCCGAGCGGGGACCGCTTTCTGGCGGGGCTCACCTTGTTCGACGCCAGCGACCTGACCGTGCTGGCGCAGCAGAACGCCGCCAACTCTCCTTACCCGCTGCCGAACGGCGCCAATTTCAATCTTCAGCAGAATCAGGGCGGAAGCGTCTTCACGCCGGACGGATCGCGGCTCTACACGGCCTTCAACTTCGCCCCGGTAACCAATCCGGCCACCCGCGCCAACGTCAGCCAGTTGATGCTCAACGACCCGGACAACCTGCTGATCGACTTCGCGCTGCAGATGCCGGAGAATATCGCCGGAAAGATGGTGATCAGCTCCGACGGACGGACGATCTACGCGCTGTCGGAATCCGGAATCGTGGTTGCGCCGGTTGGGACGATGATGCAGAGTCCGGTGGCGACCCTCGCCACCAATACCGTACTGCTCACCAATGACCAGTGCGGCGTCTTCGGGGATACGCGCTCGCAGAACCTGCTCGTACGGAACGCCGGCGCCGGGCGTATCACCGCGAGCCTCTCGCTGCTCCAGACGCAGGCGAATGCGAATCTCGCCGGTAATGCCGGACTGGGCGGCGCGGGCGGACCGGGCGGCGGCGCTCCAGGGGCTCTGCCGATCATCATCGTGGCGCCGCCGGGCGCGGCGGGCGGAGGCGCCGCGGCCACCGGACGGGCCGCTCAAATCACGGGCACGGCGCCCGTCGTGCGCGCCACCAACACCGCCCAGGGCGCCAACCTCCAATTCACCTACAACTCGCGCAACCTCGGTATCGGCACCGTATCGCCGTTTCATCAATATGTCGTGCAGTCGAACGAGGCGATCAACATCCCGCCCACGGTGCGCGTCTTTCAGAACAACCGGAATTCGGACTCGCGATCCGACATCATGCCGATCGCTACAGGGCTCTCCGCCGCCGAGGGGCTTGTCGATATCGTGCAGGACGCCAATCGCCGCCGGATCTACGTCGCCAACTCGGGGATGAATCGCGTGGAGGTGTTCGACCAGCGCACGCATGCCCTGCTGGCCCCGATCAAGGTCGGGCAGCTTCCGCGTTCGCTGGCCCTCACCCCGGACGGCGCAACGCTCTACGTGGCCAATAGCGGCAGCGAATCGATCACCATCATCGATACGGCCAAGCTCGAAGTGGTGGGACGCATCCGGTTTCCGGCGACGCCGTTCAACGCCACCGTTGCCCCGGTCCGTCCGCAGGCGCTCGCGTTCGGCCAGCGCGGGTTGTTGGTCGTCATGACCGACGGCACGATCTGGCGCGTGATCGGCAACGAGGCTACGCCCCGCCAGTTCAACACGCAGGTGATTCCGGCGAACAACCAGGGTGTCCAGATTCTGACAGCGCCGCGGACGATGGCCGCCAGCCCGAACGGCGAAGTGATCCTCGTGCTGGCCGGCAACGGATTCGTCTACCTCTACGATGCCAACCAGGACGATTTCGTCCAGGCGCGGCAGATCACCTCCGGCGCGATCCGGGGCTATTTCGGGCCCATCTCGGCGGGTCCGCGCGGCCAGTACTTCCTGGTGAACGGGCTGGTGCTCAACCAGGCGCTGACGCCGGTGGCCGACGCCGGGCAGATCGCCACCGGCAATACGGCCGGAAGCGCGACGAATGACCGGCCTGTGTCGGCGGTGGCCGCCATCGGGCTCACCTCGTTCGCGCGATTCACGCCGGCGTTTCTGAACAACGCCAATCAGCTTCTCACCGAACGTACGCCTCCGACGGTGGAGTTGGTGAATGCCACCAATTACCGTCCCACCGGAACGGCGCCCGCGGTGGAACGTCCGGTTTCGGCGCCCACTGGAAACCAGCGCGCCAATGTCGACGGCCGCACGATGGTGGTGGACACGGTGGACAACATGGCCTACGCGCTCACGGCCAGTGGTTTGAGCATGATTCCGCTCGCCGCGCAGCCGGCGGCTTCGCGGCCGTCGATCAATCCGAACGGCATCGTCGATCTCGCCAACTACCAGACGAAGGTGGCCTTCGGCGGGCTGTTCAGCATCTTCGGCGCCAATCTCGGCGAATCCGCCGCCGCGTCGTCTACCCCGCTCCCGACGAGGCTCGGCGGCATGTGCGTCACCGTGAACGACGTTCCGGTGCCCCTGCAGATGACTTCGCCCTCGCAGATCAACGCGCAGATCCCGCAGACGGCCACCGCCGGGCGCTTCCAGGTTGTGGTGCGGAACCTGGGCGACCGCAGCGCTTCCGTCCAGCGCCCCATCGACATCCAGAAATACGCACCGGCCGTGCTGGCCGACCCGTCCACCCAGCGCGCCTACGTCTTTCATGCCGACGGCAGCCCGGTGACGGCGAACAACCCCGCCAAGCGCGACCGTCCGATCACTCTCTACGCGATCGGCCTGGGACCAACGAAAGGTCCGCGTATCGGCGCGGGCGATGCCACGCCGGCCGACGAGCCATCCCTAACCGACAAAGTCGAGGTCTACTTCGGCGACCCCAGATACAACGGCGCGGAGATCATCGTCGAGTGGAGTGGACTGGTTCCCGGCTACGTCGGACTCTACCAGCTCAACCTGCGGGTCCCCGGCAACCACCTTCGGGGCGAAGCGCTGCCGATCACACTCAAGATCGGCAACGTCACAAGCGCCTCCGAGGGGCCGGTTGTCCCCACGATTGCGGTCGATTAA
- a CDS encoding tetratricopeptide repeat protein, with translation MKKILVVAIALAAAGCSTDSEASRKRLLETGNKYYEAGKYKEASIVYRRLLQRNQKYGPAYYQLGLAELKSGRYSEALQALRRAVELQPDNADAHTKLGDLYLAAYMSNPRTMKQFLNEFESLSQTLLKRNPKDFQGLRMRGFYLNATGDAAGAVDAFQQAIEQKPTDAAIRLALAQALVRTEKFAEAEKVTREAIEIDKKLSASYDFLYLLKMRDKDVAEGEKTLKAKIANNPEHPEYEVELAAHYLRNKQRPEMLAAIDRLLKSKIQAPYQTAGDFYLRAGDTAAATQMYEQGVKSDPEHKANYQKRLTELMAMQGKRQEAIALAQQLVEQNGDDPEARAIRAALRLQGGKKEDLEGAIAELLEVVKKLPNNPVVRFNLGEAYLAKGEVDPAIVQFQEALKARPNYVQPKLSLARIHLSRREFARAQQLADEALQAAPALLVAKLIRISSLIGLQDKRAAREDLTKLLAEKPDLADARYLLGVLDVAENRMADAEKNFAALYQSNNTDLRGLLGLVEIYASTNRMDRARELVEREMKNSPANPRGLRIAHANLSVRSKNYDEAATTYRALLQETPEDASLWMRLGETYRRSGKMEECVESLQKATQAAPNAPGPWLQLALVMESAGRHDKTRPIYEHLLKIAPDNPIALNNLAFMMAETGKDLDQALSYAQKAKQQLPNNDDIADTLGWVYIKKNLSDDAIKIFNELLSKQPSHVTWRYHLAMALFQKGDKLQAKKELQVALKNSPKPEEEKKINDLLARIG, from the coding sequence TTGAAAAAGATCCTAGTGGTGGCGATTGCGTTGGCGGCGGCCGGCTGCTCGACCGATAGCGAGGCTTCGCGGAAGCGCCTGCTCGAGACCGGCAACAAATACTACGAGGCGGGGAAGTATAAGGAAGCCTCGATCGTCTACCGGCGGCTGCTGCAAAGAAACCAGAAATACGGCCCGGCTTACTATCAGCTCGGTCTGGCTGAATTGAAGTCGGGGCGGTACAGCGAAGCCCTTCAGGCTCTCCGGCGCGCGGTGGAACTGCAGCCGGATAACGCCGACGCTCACACCAAGCTGGGAGATCTCTATCTCGCGGCCTACATGAGTAATCCGCGGACGATGAAGCAGTTCCTCAACGAATTCGAAAGCCTTTCGCAGACTCTTCTCAAACGGAACCCCAAGGATTTTCAAGGCCTGCGCATGCGCGGCTTTTATCTGAACGCCACCGGCGACGCGGCCGGCGCCGTGGATGCCTTCCAGCAGGCGATCGAACAGAAGCCCACCGATGCCGCGATCCGGCTGGCGCTCGCCCAGGCGCTTGTGCGCACCGAGAAGTTCGCCGAGGCGGAAAAGGTAACCCGCGAAGCCATCGAGATCGACAAGAAACTCTCGGCCTCCTACGATTTTCTCTACCTGCTCAAGATGCGCGATAAAGATGTGGCCGAGGGGGAGAAAACCCTGAAGGCCAAGATCGCGAACAATCCCGAGCATCCCGAGTACGAAGTGGAACTGGCCGCGCACTATCTGCGGAACAAGCAGCGTCCGGAGATGCTGGCCGCGATCGACCGTCTTCTCAAGAGCAAGATCCAGGCTCCGTACCAGACGGCCGGCGACTTCTATCTGCGGGCCGGCGACACGGCAGCGGCGACACAGATGTACGAGCAGGGCGTGAAGTCGGACCCGGAACATAAGGCCAACTATCAGAAGCGGCTCACGGAACTGATGGCGATGCAGGGCAAGCGCCAGGAGGCAATCGCCCTCGCCCAGCAATTGGTGGAGCAGAACGGGGACGATCCGGAAGCCCGCGCCATCCGCGCCGCTCTCCGGCTGCAGGGCGGAAAGAAGGAAGATCTCGAAGGCGCGATCGCAGAACTGCTTGAGGTGGTGAAGAAGCTACCCAACAACCCGGTAGTGCGGTTCAACCTCGGTGAGGCCTACCTGGCCAAAGGCGAGGTCGATCCGGCGATCGTCCAGTTCCAGGAAGCGCTCAAGGCGCGGCCGAACTACGTGCAGCCCAAGCTCTCCCTCGCCCGGATTCACCTCTCGCGCCGGGAATTCGCCCGCGCCCAGCAATTGGCCGACGAGGCCCTGCAGGCGGCGCCGGCGCTGCTGGTGGCCAAGCTGATCCGGATTTCTTCTCTGATTGGACTGCAGGACAAGCGCGCCGCCCGGGAAGACCTTACGAAGCTCCTCGCCGAGAAGCCGGACCTCGCCGACGCACGGTATCTTCTGGGCGTCCTCGACGTGGCCGAGAACCGGATGGCCGACGCCGAGAAGAACTTCGCCGCTCTCTATCAATCGAACAATACCGACCTTCGCGGCCTGCTCGGCCTGGTGGAGATCTACGCGAGCACGAACCGCATGGATCGCGCCCGGGAACTGGTGGAGCGCGAGATGAAGAACTCGCCGGCCAATCCGCGGGGACTCCGGATCGCGCACGCGAATCTTTCGGTGCGGTCCAAGAACTACGACGAGGCCGCCACCACCTACCGCGCCCTGCTGCAGGAGACGCCGGAAGATGCGAGCCTGTGGATGCGGCTGGGTGAAACGTACCGCCGCTCGGGCAAGATGGAAGAGTGCGTGGAGTCCTTGCAGAAGGCCACGCAGGCGGCTCCGAACGCGCCCGGCCCGTGGCTTCAGCTTGCGCTTGTCATGGAGTCCGCCGGCCGTCACGACAAGACCCGTCCGATCTACGAGCATCTGCTGAAGATCGCGCCGGACAACCCGATCGCGCTGAACAATCTGGCGTTCATGATGGCCGAGACCGGCAAGGACCTGGATCAGGCCCTCTCCTACGCACAGAAGGCCAAGCAGCAGTTGCCGAACAACGATGACATCGCCGACACGCTCGGCTGGGTCTACATCAAGAAGAACCTCAGCGACGACGCGATCAAAATCTTCAACGAACTCCTCTCCAAGCAGCCGAGCCATGTCACTTGGCGGTACCATCTCGCCATGGCCCTGTTCCAGAAGGGGGACAAGCTCCAGGCCAAGAAGGAACTGCAGGTGGCGCTGAAGAACAGCCCCAAGCCTGAGGAAGAGAAGAAGATCAACGACTTGTTGGCGCGCATCGGATAG
- a CDS encoding CAAX prenyl protease-related protein gives MNHPAFPYVAPMALFLVLLAAGDILGLGAWEYPFRCAALAAALWFWSRGVIDLRVRSLIPSAAIGAVVFAIWVGPDVLWPSYRAHWLFSNSITGLPESSFPAAHRDSAMALLFRSIRATLLVPVVEELFWRSWLMRWIIKPDFLSVPLGAWSAKAFWITAVLFAAEHGSYWDVGLVCGVIYNAWMVRTRSLGDCILAHAVTNGLLCAYVISGGHWQYL, from the coding sequence TTGAATCACCCTGCGTTTCCCTATGTCGCGCCGATGGCGCTGTTTCTGGTGTTGCTCGCCGCGGGCGACATCCTCGGGCTCGGCGCGTGGGAGTATCCATTCCGGTGCGCCGCTCTGGCCGCCGCGCTCTGGTTCTGGTCGCGCGGGGTTATCGATCTCCGCGTCCGGTCTCTGATTCCCTCGGCGGCCATCGGCGCCGTCGTCTTCGCGATTTGGGTTGGGCCCGACGTTCTCTGGCCCTCCTATCGCGCCCATTGGCTATTTTCCAATTCGATCACCGGTTTGCCGGAGAGCTCTTTCCCGGCGGCTCACCGGGACTCGGCGATGGCTCTGCTGTTCCGTTCCATTCGCGCCACGTTGCTTGTGCCGGTGGTGGAAGAGCTTTTCTGGCGGAGCTGGCTCATGCGGTGGATCATCAAGCCGGACTTCCTTTCGGTTCCGCTCGGCGCCTGGTCGGCCAAGGCGTTCTGGATCACCGCCGTGTTGTTCGCCGCCGAACACGGCTCCTACTGGGACGTGGGCCTTGTGTGCGGCGTCATATACAATGCGTGGATGGTGCGCACGCGCAGCCTGGGCGACTGCATTCTCGCTCACGCCGTCACCAACGGCCTGCTGTGCGCCTACGTGATCTCCGGCGGCCACTGGCAGTATTTGTAG
- a CDS encoding amidohydrolase family protein, which translates to MTLLIRGARQLITAQGSAGPRRGTCLSDLRIIPAGAVLIRDGRIEQVGPASRVERLEAARKARPIDAFGRVVMPGFVDPLSRPLSGPLLATRESARKAMAGYSSQRMEIEAGRRISAAARQGVTTAGAGCGYCASPERERKALRVLAKLNGRDANIVGQYHALGAEAAAEPGLWNSLVAKKLAAAAVSPSPETCAAATAAGLRAIRLHPGFADSGPVRILLPGEAYHGEAPYPPARQWIEQGMPVALATGFDLCSCPIASMPMILSLACAQMRMTPEQAILASTVNAAHALAAGALCGSIEAGKRADILILETGDYRDAVYLAGQNPVALAIVAGKPLGPRDEFRVD; encoded by the coding sequence ATGACGCTGCTAATCCGCGGCGCCCGGCAGTTGATTACCGCCCAGGGCTCCGCCGGACCCCGCCGCGGGACCTGTCTCTCCGATCTCCGCATCATTCCCGCCGGCGCCGTCCTCATTCGCGATGGACGCATCGAGCAGGTGGGTCCCGCTTCCCGCGTCGAACGCCTCGAGGCCGCCCGCAAGGCCCGCCCAATCGACGCCTTCGGACGCGTCGTGATGCCCGGGTTCGTGGACCCGCTTTCGCGCCCTCTCTCCGGACCGCTCCTCGCCACCCGGGAATCGGCCCGCAAGGCAATGGCTGGGTACTCTTCGCAGCGCATGGAGATCGAGGCGGGCCGCAGGATCTCCGCCGCCGCGCGGCAAGGCGTCACCACGGCCGGCGCCGGCTGTGGCTACTGCGCGTCGCCGGAGCGCGAACGAAAAGCGCTGCGCGTCCTGGCCAAACTCAACGGCCGCGACGCCAACATCGTCGGCCAGTATCACGCCCTCGGCGCGGAAGCCGCGGCCGAACCCGGTCTGTGGAATTCGCTCGTGGCGAAAAAGCTCGCCGCGGCGGCCGTCTCACCCTCTCCGGAAACCTGCGCCGCCGCGACAGCCGCCGGTCTCCGGGCGATACGCCTGCACCCGGGCTTCGCCGATTCCGGACCGGTACGCATCCTTCTTCCGGGCGAAGCCTATCACGGCGAAGCACCGTATCCACCTGCGCGACAATGGATCGAGCAAGGAATGCCGGTGGCGCTCGCCACGGGCTTCGATCTTTGCTCCTGCCCGATCGCCTCCATGCCGATGATCCTTTCCCTCGCCTGCGCCCAGATGCGGATGACGCCCGAACAGGCGATTCTCGCGTCCACCGTCAACGCGGCGCACGCGCTCGCGGCCGGAGCCCTCTGCGGCTCCATTGAGGCCGGCAAGCGCGCCGACATCCTCATCCTCGAGACCGGGGACTACCGTGACGCCGTTTACCTGGCCGGACAGAATCCGGTGGCGCTCGCCATCGTCGCCGGAAAACCGCTGGGTCCTCGT